One region of Rhodoferax ferrireducens T118 genomic DNA includes:
- a CDS encoding VirB4 family type IV secretion system protein, with protein sequence MLNIADLVAGYNRSARGFQELLPYMCLWDEQTVATLDQGMLALYEYDGLDAEGRSEAETSLAVNAFEQAFSGFGSGSTVWSYVDRRKTDAYPRGHFSDNVARFIDQTWQDKVTSTQYENKYSLAVHQRANVGTMALFDTVDLLVKEEGLGLTAAFGKAIKTQLSLKARRSVDERKMQAAKTALEDKLLSLESGMRNLGLRRLGEERLMAELYNRVSPASPSRTAYPVPTIPSFLSNMLCSDSLRRTPDALVFTNEKEKYVGVVSLKGFSGNAETVVSQLDWLTTIEGEITVAHCFRFIDRDVAQKTIEDIERYNISKSVPFFHRMYTTFAKTEPTKFNEGRLAMALDAKAALVDLYQANRAFGHHNLTVLCFGDTYEEMKRVRQQVVENLKFSRFNGHVERMHQLTAFTQTLPGQWGASVRWNFVSFGNAADIAPIRTLTKGPEKCVHFEKEIKREFPALTSIPTTAGTPAFIDLWERGVGHLKVIGPTRAGKSTATNFLLSQFRKYEPCRTIVIDKNYSCRIATLLQDGVHVDLNQSAKNGTRMAPLSLLGHERHHGFLVNWVIELIESGRNGVMCSPAEIDRITQSIRGLAELGRKHWRLHYLATSLGPDLGAYLGRWIAGGADGNWFDNEPEEVEIGRHICFECQDLFGNKVVAGLAMSYLFYLIEGLLDDSPTIVSIEETWFFLDNEKFAKKIDDFLRTLGKRNGSLWIVTQTMKEIQECSIKTSIMSNIPNTIYLPDQNIMNSSELYIEAAGLLPEEIQRIAEATDKKHYYLKTPSISRMLDLELPEEIVVCISAGSRARHTFDKHYATREANAGWKQSYFEEMIG encoded by the coding sequence ATGCTGAACATCGCTGATCTTGTTGCTGGTTATAACCGCTCAGCCCGTGGCTTTCAGGAACTTCTTCCCTACATGTGTCTTTGGGACGAACAAACCGTAGCCACACTTGATCAGGGTATGTTGGCTCTGTATGAGTATGATGGTCTGGATGCAGAGGGGCGCTCCGAAGCCGAGACCAGTCTTGCGGTAAACGCTTTTGAACAGGCATTCTCTGGTTTCGGATCTGGCTCAACGGTATGGTCCTATGTCGACCGGCGTAAGACAGACGCATACCCACGGGGACATTTTTCCGACAATGTTGCCCGATTTATAGATCAAACGTGGCAGGACAAAGTCACATCCACTCAATACGAGAATAAATATTCTTTAGCTGTACATCAGCGTGCCAATGTCGGGACCATGGCACTGTTCGACACGGTTGACCTTTTGGTCAAGGAAGAGGGCCTTGGGTTGACTGCTGCTTTTGGAAAAGCCATCAAAACGCAATTATCGCTAAAAGCGCGACGGTCCGTCGACGAGCGCAAGATGCAAGCGGCAAAGACGGCGCTTGAGGACAAATTGCTCTCCCTTGAGAGCGGTATGAGAAATTTGGGTTTGCGGCGTCTCGGCGAGGAGCGTCTGATGGCGGAACTCTACAACCGGGTGTCGCCAGCCTCACCATCAAGAACCGCATACCCGGTACCCACAATTCCATCGTTTCTGAGCAACATGCTTTGCTCTGACTCGCTTCGCCGAACGCCCGACGCCCTGGTTTTCACCAATGAAAAGGAGAAATACGTCGGGGTGGTCAGTCTCAAGGGATTCAGTGGCAATGCTGAAACCGTGGTTAGCCAGCTTGACTGGCTGACCACGATTGAGGGAGAAATCACAGTAGCCCACTGTTTTCGATTCATTGACAGGGACGTTGCACAAAAGACAATCGAAGACATAGAGCGCTACAACATCTCCAAGTCAGTTCCGTTTTTTCACCGGATGTACACGACGTTTGCCAAGACCGAGCCCACCAAGTTCAATGAGGGGCGGCTCGCGATGGCTCTGGATGCGAAGGCAGCGCTTGTGGATCTGTACCAGGCCAACCGTGCCTTTGGACATCACAATTTGACTGTATTGTGTTTTGGCGATACCTATGAGGAGATGAAGAGGGTCAGGCAACAAGTGGTTGAGAACCTGAAATTCTCCCGATTCAACGGGCACGTTGAGCGCATGCACCAGTTGACCGCTTTCACCCAAACATTACCCGGTCAATGGGGGGCCTCAGTTCGGTGGAACTTTGTCAGCTTCGGGAATGCGGCCGACATTGCGCCCATCCGCACCCTCACCAAAGGCCCCGAAAAGTGTGTTCATTTTGAAAAAGAAATCAAGCGCGAATTCCCAGCTCTGACATCCATTCCGACCACCGCAGGGACTCCAGCATTTATTGATTTGTGGGAGCGGGGAGTAGGGCATTTGAAGGTGATTGGTCCGACGCGTGCTGGCAAAAGTACGGCGACCAACTTTCTTTTGTCGCAATTCAGAAAATACGAGCCCTGCCGAACGATTGTTATCGACAAAAACTACTCATGCCGCATCGCGACATTGCTGCAGGACGGAGTCCATGTTGACTTGAACCAGAGTGCCAAGAACGGTACACGGATGGCGCCGCTGTCATTACTTGGGCACGAACGACACCATGGGTTTCTTGTCAACTGGGTGATTGAACTGATTGAGTCGGGTCGCAATGGCGTCATGTGCAGCCCGGCAGAAATTGATCGGATTACTCAATCCATCAGAGGGTTGGCTGAACTTGGGCGCAAGCATTGGCGGCTTCACTACTTGGCAACGTCACTCGGGCCTGACCTCGGGGCCTATCTGGGCCGCTGGATCGCAGGTGGTGCAGACGGTAATTGGTTTGACAATGAGCCAGAAGAAGTCGAGATCGGTCGTCATATTTGTTTTGAATGCCAGGATCTGTTTGGCAATAAAGTTGTCGCCGGCTTGGCGATGTCGTACCTCTTTTATTTGATTGAGGGGCTTCTTGACGATTCACCAACAATTGTCAGTATTGAAGAGACTTGGTTCTTCCTGGACAACGAGAAGTTCGCGAAGAAGATCGACGATTTCCTTCGCACGCTGGGCAAGCGCAACGGCTCGCTATGGATCGTGACCCAGACCATGAAAGAAATTCAGGAGTGCTCCATCAAAACATCGATCATGAGCAATATCCCGAACACGATCTACCTGCCTGACCAAAACATAATGAACAGTTCGGAACTCTACATTGAGGCAGCAGGTTTATTGCCAGAGGAAATCCAGAGAATCGCTGAGGCAACGGACAAAAAACACTACTACCTCAAGACGCCAAGTATTTCACGAATGTTGGACCTCGAATTGCCAGAAGAAATCGTTGTTTGCATAAGCGCCGGATCAAGAGCGCGGCATACGTTTGACAAACACTATGCCACCAGAGAAGCCAACGCCGGTTGGAAACAAAGCTATTTCGAAGAGATGATTGGTTAG
- a CDS encoding TrbC/VirB2 family protein, whose product MHSLAISHGNVSDDKLKLRLMLAMLFVFLVLTLLPDLAHAQSGPLPWETFSNKLACTLSGNWVKWMAVIAIALGGVMFGLGELSGPFQKMMQIAGGFSIALGAVGIVNMLLNTSGTNINLCP is encoded by the coding sequence ATGCATTCTCTCGCAATATCCCACGGCAACGTGTCAGACGACAAGTTGAAACTCCGACTCATGTTGGCCATGTTGTTTGTCTTTTTGGTATTGACGCTTTTGCCCGATCTTGCGCACGCGCAGAGTGGGCCTCTGCCTTGGGAAACGTTTAGCAATAAATTGGCGTGTACATTGTCTGGAAACTGGGTGAAGTGGATGGCAGTGATTGCAATTGCGTTGGGTGGAGTCATGTTCGGTCTTGGCGAATTGTCGGGGCCATTTCAGAAGATGATGCAGATTGCAGGAGGCTTCAGTATCGCGCTGGGAGCTGTCGGGATTGTGAATATGTTGCTTAATACCTCAGGCACCAACATAAACCTTTGCCCGTGA
- a CDS encoding CpaF family protein, producing MATVQIDATAKNAEKAFDLIRARLSPLFELFLQDGVTEVNFNGPDDAWVTRVGRREPASVNGINEVTASSAVRELASSMGQESIASTTSAIVDAKMPGFRFSAILSPIASKGTALSIRKHSPRVLSLQDYVDQKVISPEMARILSEKVKAGANMLIGGGTDSGKTTFLNALSREIPEGDRVGTIEDTRELSLIVKNWLPLETNAQKGVTATLCLKSLMRHSIDRIICGELRDGAAADFISSANTGHHGCMTTLHCNSAGMALERLEDLCLQGDASWPLVAIRRNIGRTIQFVAHFKKADGRRFITELIEIEGIDPNTNAYVIKSIFNHQEH from the coding sequence ATGGCAACTGTTCAGATAGATGCAACCGCAAAAAACGCCGAAAAGGCGTTTGACTTGATTCGTGCCCGTCTTTCGCCCCTCTTTGAACTTTTCCTTCAGGATGGCGTCACGGAGGTGAACTTTAACGGCCCCGATGATGCCTGGGTGACGAGAGTTGGTCGAAGGGAGCCGGCCAGTGTCAATGGAATCAACGAGGTGACGGCATCGTCTGCGGTGCGTGAACTGGCTTCGAGCATGGGTCAGGAATCCATTGCATCAACTACGTCTGCCATCGTCGATGCCAAGATGCCAGGATTTCGGTTCTCGGCCATCTTGTCGCCCATCGCATCCAAGGGCACGGCTCTTTCCATTCGAAAGCACAGTCCCCGGGTGCTGTCGCTACAAGACTACGTTGACCAGAAAGTCATCAGCCCAGAAATGGCCCGAATTCTTTCTGAAAAAGTCAAGGCGGGCGCCAACATGCTCATTGGAGGTGGCACCGATTCGGGCAAGACGACCTTTCTGAACGCGCTGAGCCGGGAAATCCCGGAGGGTGATCGTGTGGGAACGATTGAGGACACGCGTGAGTTGTCCCTGATCGTCAAAAACTGGTTGCCACTGGAAACGAACGCACAAAAGGGAGTAACGGCCACGCTGTGCCTCAAGTCATTGATGCGTCACAGTATTGACCGCATCATTTGCGGAGAACTCAGAGATGGCGCTGCTGCGGACTTCATCTCGTCGGCCAATACGGGCCACCACGGGTGCATGACCACTCTACATTGCAACTCCGCAGGAATGGCACTTGAGCGACTGGAAGACCTATGCCTGCAAGGGGATGCCAGTTGGCCGCTTGTTGCGATCAGGCGGAACATCGGACGCACGATCCAATTCGTCGCTCACTTCAAGAAAGCCGACGGCCGGCGCTTTATCACCGAGTTGATTGAGATCGAAGGAATCGATCCCAACACCAACGCCTACGTCATCAAATCAATTTTTAACCACCAGGAGCATTAA
- a CDS encoding DUF4400 domain-containing protein has product MVKTHVKLWIILLFLAIFIVPAILSPEMAEARLRSEYESSAAIFGVARVDTITARANAVYDVTVGASGIDKLIQTGYVKKSDTRNMMIAKNANETASSFTNNYLKSMLLQIYGVFFRGSLMLQWLVYVGFFLFAAIVDGVMQRRIKKDLIQMNAPIQFAVSFHIVIAIIFTPLAYLLLPGAVTPWFMPIWTLVIALPLSKAIANAAKTG; this is encoded by the coding sequence ATGGTCAAGACACATGTAAAACTGTGGATCATTTTGCTGTTTCTGGCAATATTTATAGTTCCTGCCATCCTGTCGCCTGAAATGGCTGAAGCCAGGCTGCGCTCCGAGTATGAATCGTCCGCTGCAATCTTTGGTGTTGCCAGAGTCGACACCATCACTGCGCGCGCTAATGCTGTGTATGACGTCACCGTTGGCGCGTCGGGTATCGACAAGCTGATTCAAACCGGCTATGTGAAGAAGAGCGACACCAGAAACATGATGATTGCGAAAAATGCGAACGAGACCGCATCGTCATTTACAAACAACTACCTCAAGTCGATGCTGCTGCAGATTTACGGCGTATTTTTCCGCGGCAGTCTCATGTTGCAGTGGTTGGTATATGTGGGCTTCTTTTTGTTTGCAGCCATTGTGGATGGAGTCATGCAAAGAAGAATCAAGAAAGACCTCATTCAGATGAATGCGCCGATCCAGTTCGCGGTGTCCTTCCACATCGTGATTGCGATTATTTTCACGCCGCTGGCCTATCTACTTCTGCCTGGGGCCGTTACGCCATGGTTTATGCCGATCTGGACTTTGGTCATTGCGTTGCCCCTATCAAAGGCCATAGCGAACGCTGCAAAGACGGGCTGA
- the traD gene encoding conjugative transfer system coupling protein TraD (Members of this protein family are the putative conjugative coupling factor, TraD, as the term is used for the SXT and TOL plasmid systems.), translated as MPVVATEVENLYRPAHELNASAVWTFSAVASLAASALTPGMPIGVGVGLCGASLGMAAYRANQSWRLFEAKSALAGNSFWLAPTSYVDQEIKNCKQQLWLGLGFRWTTKHTQRATEIQKYEMEGLLPPAWALKLMGRQHDFSNVKGEPWIHGLEPNEKAIAIPWDHAEGNWNFFGTTGAGKTRLYELLAYQVIKKGDVLIVFDPKYDKDLRETLIRTCKAAGRPDAFCEFHPAFPERSIRIDPTKNFSRATEIPSRIADILGGAPGDNFIAFCWRVMYAITAGLLYVDERPSLKKLRFYIESGPEPLVELCLKKFFNQWSPGGWEDQVKAFEEKIAGKKFKPRMQTGTPRQQAMVQVYHEVVPVDSKIDDVNGILSVAEHARDHYGKMIAGMIPLLTQLTASPLDELLSPDYNDYADTREIVDMEKIIRDKRVLYIATDSLADATVGSAIAAVLLADLRAVAGARYNYGIPDSTKIHILCDEACELVTPPLIAIMNKGRGAGMITYLATQNFSDYIWKFDSEDAARMVIGNGNNRLCLRVVDTKTQQYMSETFGETTITSTMASMGSSTRTEEPGMEFGGSVTNAVKEQAAEIFPGYLLGRLPDLHYVASISGGKLFKGRLPKLVHKNV; from the coding sequence ATGCCTGTTGTAGCCACCGAAGTAGAGAATCTATACCGCCCCGCCCACGAGCTCAATGCCTCGGCAGTGTGGACGTTTTCCGCCGTTGCTTCGCTTGCCGCATCCGCGCTAACACCAGGCATGCCGATCGGGGTGGGCGTGGGACTTTGCGGTGCTTCACTGGGAATGGCGGCCTATCGAGCAAACCAGTCGTGGCGGCTTTTCGAGGCCAAGTCCGCTTTGGCTGGTAACTCCTTTTGGCTCGCACCAACAAGCTACGTCGATCAAGAAATCAAGAATTGCAAGCAGCAGCTGTGGCTGGGCTTGGGCTTTCGCTGGACAACAAAACACACGCAGCGAGCAACGGAGATACAGAAATACGAGATGGAAGGACTTTTGCCTCCTGCGTGGGCACTCAAGCTCATGGGTAGGCAGCACGATTTCTCAAATGTGAAGGGTGAGCCATGGATTCATGGCCTTGAACCTAACGAAAAGGCGATTGCCATTCCCTGGGACCACGCAGAGGGCAACTGGAACTTTTTTGGAACCACCGGCGCGGGCAAGACCCGTCTTTACGAGCTGCTGGCCTACCAAGTGATCAAGAAAGGTGATGTTCTGATCGTCTTTGATCCGAAATACGACAAGGACCTCCGAGAGACTTTGATTCGGACTTGCAAGGCCGCCGGCCGTCCCGATGCGTTCTGTGAATTTCACCCGGCGTTTCCCGAGCGCAGCATTCGAATCGATCCGACCAAGAATTTTTCACGCGCGACCGAGATACCGTCGCGGATTGCTGATATTTTGGGTGGTGCCCCTGGCGACAACTTCATTGCATTTTGCTGGCGTGTCATGTACGCCATCACTGCTGGGCTGCTCTATGTGGACGAGCGCCCATCGCTAAAAAAACTGCGCTTCTATATAGAGTCGGGTCCTGAGCCGTTGGTAGAGCTTTGTCTTAAAAAGTTCTTCAACCAATGGTCGCCCGGTGGATGGGAAGACCAAGTCAAGGCGTTTGAGGAAAAAATTGCGGGAAAAAAATTCAAACCCCGCATGCAAACCGGCACACCCCGGCAACAGGCCATGGTCCAGGTCTACCATGAAGTCGTTCCTGTTGATTCCAAGATTGATGATGTCAACGGCATTCTCAGTGTCGCCGAACACGCCCGCGATCACTACGGCAAGATGATTGCCGGGATGATTCCATTGCTCACGCAATTGACTGCCTCGCCACTGGATGAACTCCTGTCGCCCGATTACAACGACTATGCGGATACTCGTGAAATCGTCGACATGGAGAAAATAATTCGTGACAAACGGGTGCTATATATCGCAACCGACTCGCTGGCCGACGCGACCGTTGGCAGTGCCATTGCCGCCGTCTTACTGGCTGACCTTCGCGCGGTGGCCGGCGCACGCTACAACTACGGAATCCCCGATTCAACCAAGATTCATATCCTGTGTGACGAGGCCTGCGAGCTGGTCACCCCACCGCTGATTGCCATCATGAACAAGGGTCGCGGTGCCGGGATGATTACTTACCTGGCGACCCAGAATTTCTCGGACTACATATGGAAATTTGATTCCGAGGACGCTGCGCGCATGGTCATCGGTAACGGCAATAACCGGTTGTGTTTGCGTGTGGTGGACACCAAGACGCAGCAATACATGTCCGAGACGTTTGGTGAAACAACGATAACTTCGACCATGGCGTCGATGGGGTCGAGCACCAGAACGGAGGAACCCGGCATGGAATTTGGGGGATCTGTTACCAATGCAGTCAAAGAGCAGGCAGCAGAGATATTCCCTGGCTATTTGCTTGGTCGCCTGCCCGACTTGCACTACGTTGCCTCAATCAGCGGTGGAAAACTATTTAAAGGCCGCTTGCCCAAGCTGGTTCACAAGAATGTTTAA
- the mobH gene encoding MobH family relaxase: protein MRFSDVFSFIKRTPRKVIPVPSSVRVTGIIPTAMVQVVAPESSNEPGVPRYPPMDSGIRLATPDDVLATQADLIRLLKRNLGIANDDFERRYLAPLRRAAELINLIPATRDKHHTGAGGLFRFAATMAIRSAQSADGRIFAANEGIERRRQTEAAWRHAAFLTGLTCELFRPLTEMMIFDPKGNQWSPFVAPLTEWARQQGADRFFVRWHQHDDARSVANTLSSWAVNAVVGNEVLSELNNVNSKIVETIFGVSSGSITTADNSTMAALINDVRRRVITQDHEIAPATYGKLTSGSQLEPYFMDAMRTLLRTGVWQVNTKSGRCHFGADGFYVAWRMGSQEILGHLQTEKIAGVPTAKETLAEMMGRAGIISIAPDGSWIHLVRSSVGASAPMPAVRIQSPLAILGHLEVKPVADTLRVNSAKPAPSVAIPLTKPDVVSVAPALAKEVQEIAILAPKSDLKAKVLESVDQETGEIAPVVASKPAAPEPPKTSAAAPAPASDVVQQVKPAVAAKRAPSAKPGIPTVPDVDDLVQETFDTDMLLELGAPICREVAAWRDLWNRGQSSQEFLRTTEGLAVSYAVVNGSAIQLSKIMEALKGAGYIEISNLNGTQRTLTPIPFPKKTELGLVLRTNFARKAGFILE from the coding sequence ATGCGCTTTTCGGATGTTTTCTCGTTCATAAAAAGAACCCCTCGTAAGGTTATTCCTGTTCCCTCGTCTGTCCGAGTAACCGGCATCATCCCGACGGCCATGGTTCAGGTGGTTGCCCCCGAGTCGTCCAACGAACCAGGTGTCCCCCGTTATCCCCCAATGGACTCGGGAATCCGTTTGGCAACTCCAGACGATGTCCTGGCCACCCAAGCAGACCTGATCCGCCTCCTGAAACGCAATCTTGGTATTGCCAATGATGATTTCGAGCGTCGATATCTGGCCCCCCTGCGCCGGGCCGCCGAGCTGATTAACCTCATTCCTGCCACGCGTGACAAGCATCACACGGGGGCGGGGGGACTGTTCCGCTTCGCAGCGACTATGGCCATTCGTTCGGCCCAGTCCGCCGATGGACGTATCTTTGCTGCAAACGAGGGAATTGAGCGTCGCCGACAAACTGAAGCGGCGTGGCGACATGCTGCCTTTTTGACCGGTTTGACCTGTGAACTCTTTCGACCGCTCACCGAAATGATGATTTTTGATCCAAAGGGCAATCAGTGGTCGCCATTTGTTGCTCCGCTGACCGAATGGGCGCGTCAACAAGGTGCAGATCGATTCTTCGTCAGGTGGCACCAGCATGATGATGCGCGCAGTGTGGCCAACACGCTTTCCTCCTGGGCGGTTAACGCGGTCGTTGGCAATGAAGTTCTGTCTGAACTAAACAACGTCAACTCCAAGATTGTCGAAACCATTTTCGGGGTGTCCTCCGGCTCCATCACGACTGCTGACAATTCGACGATGGCGGCGCTTATCAATGATGTGCGTCGCCGCGTTATCACTCAAGACCATGAGATCGCGCCGGCGACATATGGAAAGTTGACCTCGGGCTCGCAACTTGAGCCATATTTCATGGACGCGATGCGCACACTGCTGCGCACGGGCGTCTGGCAGGTCAATACCAAGTCGGGACGTTGCCACTTCGGCGCCGATGGTTTCTACGTCGCGTGGCGTATGGGGTCCCAAGAGATCCTTGGCCACCTCCAAACCGAAAAGATTGCCGGTGTACCGACTGCGAAGGAAACGCTGGCGGAAATGATGGGACGTGCTGGAATTATTAGCATTGCCCCGGATGGTTCGTGGATTCATCTCGTACGTTCCAGTGTTGGTGCAAGTGCGCCCATGCCCGCTGTGCGAATTCAGTCGCCGCTGGCCATTCTGGGTCACCTCGAAGTCAAACCTGTCGCTGACACGTTGCGCGTCAACTCGGCCAAACCGGCTCCTTCCGTAGCAATCCCACTCACAAAGCCCGACGTTGTGAGCGTTGCCCCAGCGCTTGCCAAAGAGGTCCAAGAAATTGCCATCCTCGCACCCAAGAGTGACTTGAAAGCAAAGGTTCTGGAGTCGGTCGATCAAGAGACTGGCGAAATAGCGCCCGTTGTTGCATCTAAACCCGCCGCACCTGAGCCGCCAAAAACATCGGCTGCCGCGCCTGCACCCGCCTCGGATGTAGTGCAACAGGTAAAGCCCGCCGTCGCTGCAAAGAGAGCGCCCTCAGCCAAGCCGGGCATTCCGACAGTGCCCGATGTTGATGACCTGGTGCAGGAAACCTTTGACACGGACATGTTGCTTGAGCTGGGAGCGCCAATCTGTCGGGAAGTCGCGGCTTGGCGTGATTTGTGGAATCGTGGCCAGTCATCGCAAGAGTTCCTGCGCACCACTGAGGGTCTGGCGGTGTCTTATGCCGTGGTCAACGGATCAGCCATTCAGTTGTCAAAGATTATGGAAGCGCTCAAGGGCGCCGGCTACATCGAAATCTCCAACCTCAATGGGACGCAGCGGACCCTGACGCCGATTCCGTTCCCAAAAAAGACAGAACTCGGCCTTGTGCTGCGTACTAATTTTGCCCGTAAAGCCGGTTTCATTCTCGAATAA
- a CDS encoding flagellar transcriptional regulator FlhD, translating into MNNSAAQSNAHRDVTNLCYQMLVQFRELFKSSPSEAMLRYNFDQASAESILNMCHEELMALANKGILCFAWKTLTERTQNAERAHPAERTLHAV; encoded by the coding sequence ATGAATAACAGTGCTGCTCAGAGCAATGCTCACCGCGACGTCACGAATCTTTGCTACCAGATGCTGGTGCAATTCAGAGAGTTGTTCAAGTCTTCACCCTCCGAAGCCATGCTCAGGTACAACTTTGATCAGGCGTCGGCCGAAAGCATCCTCAACATGTGCCACGAGGAACTGATGGCGTTGGCCAATAAGGGCATCCTGTGCTTTGCATGGAAAACGCTGACTGAGCGAACGCAGAATGCCGAGCGAGCCCACCCAGCTGAGCGGACGCTCCATGCTGTCTGA
- a CDS encoding helix-turn-helix domain-containing protein has translation MKTIKSEENLVSKELTVIFCDRLNQIIDRRPEIIRVGRGRTNDFAAKFVIHYTTAHRLLHGLSLPSATLLCNIAETFGVTESWLLGRGAPDVDEMLDDSFVKLHIFKPRSPENNLFILFPASELPPGTDSATLLYTRTVTEKGEDEGVVVQQVAAPQEGKVHLIYNPEFDNTYLRRINVIHTRGELLCFSLETGTMETMKMSDVVFGQSKGATKTSIIGPVIARVKTGFKGD, from the coding sequence ATGAAAACAATAAAAAGTGAAGAAAACTTGGTTTCCAAGGAACTCACAGTCATCTTTTGCGACCGACTGAACCAAATCATTGACAGACGCCCGGAGATCATTCGCGTAGGCCGAGGTCGAACCAACGACTTTGCAGCCAAATTCGTAATTCATTACACAACTGCCCACCGGCTGTTGCATGGCTTGAGCCTGCCCTCGGCGACGCTTCTTTGCAACATCGCAGAGACCTTCGGCGTCACGGAATCGTGGTTGTTGGGCCGTGGCGCCCCCGATGTGGACGAGATGCTGGACGATTCGTTTGTGAAGTTGCACATCTTCAAACCGCGTTCGCCAGAAAACAATTTGTTCATCCTGTTTCCGGCCAGCGAATTGCCGCCTGGTACTGACTCCGCGACACTTCTTTACACGCGCACGGTCACCGAAAAAGGGGAGGACGAAGGCGTAGTGGTCCAACAGGTCGCTGCGCCCCAGGAGGGCAAGGTCCATCTTATTTACAACCCTGAGTTTGACAACACTTACTTGCGCCGGATCAATGTGATTCATACCCGTGGCGAATTGCTTTGCTTCTCGTTGGAGACGGGCACCATGGAAACCATGAAGATGTCTGATGTTGTTTTTGGCCAAAGCAAAGGCGCCACAAAGACGAGCATCATTGGACCTGTGATCGCGCGTGTGAAGACCGGGTTCAAAGGAGACTGA
- a CDS encoding DUF7146 domain-containing protein, producing MNQRKAEDIANGNWEDILVAAGLDRSYLKYEEGPCPICGGKTRFRWRAKKENGFCSHCTFGRSERGCILFGFTLLKHLLGTDDFREAADYVRKWAGDDNKTGSGQSPRPVRVARPAPVVVDDTPDLRAKYRKLWGESSLIVPGMPAYEYLTHRIPGLKTIPKVLRSHAGLAYWRTGEDGQFHNEGNFPAMLAAAQGVDGKVANIWRTYLDASGAKASLPVAKKAAGRFLQPSYAVRLAEPDDELGVAEGIESALAAMILFGIPCWSTLNCDGMRKFEIPEGYERVRKVRFFGDNDARDQNGRRAGNDAAEFAKQKMRDKGLISTVILPKYTSFDFANIAEKQAA from the coding sequence GTGAATCAGCGAAAGGCTGAAGACATCGCAAATGGTAATTGGGAAGACATTCTCGTTGCCGCTGGACTGGACCGATCGTACCTAAAGTACGAGGAAGGCCCGTGTCCGATCTGCGGGGGTAAAACGCGGTTTCGCTGGAGAGCCAAGAAGGAAAATGGGTTTTGTAGCCACTGCACCTTTGGGCGCAGCGAGCGTGGATGCATTCTCTTTGGGTTTACATTGCTAAAACACCTGCTTGGTACCGATGATTTCAGAGAAGCTGCGGACTATGTGCGCAAATGGGCAGGTGATGACAACAAGACTGGTTCTGGGCAATCGCCCCGCCCCGTCCGAGTTGCCAGGCCTGCGCCAGTTGTCGTAGACGATACACCCGACCTACGGGCCAAGTATCGAAAACTGTGGGGCGAATCGTCTTTGATTGTGCCGGGCATGCCCGCGTACGAATATTTGACGCATCGCATTCCTGGTCTGAAAACCATACCAAAAGTGCTTCGGTCCCACGCGGGATTGGCGTACTGGCGGACAGGTGAAGACGGCCAATTCCACAACGAGGGGAATTTCCCTGCAATGCTCGCAGCGGCACAAGGGGTGGACGGAAAGGTTGCCAACATTTGGCGCACCTATCTGGATGCTTCGGGTGCCAAAGCGAGTTTGCCCGTTGCCAAAAAGGCCGCGGGCCGGTTCCTTCAGCCCTCCTATGCGGTGAGGCTGGCAGAGCCGGACGACGAACTCGGCGTTGCCGAAGGAATTGAGAGCGCGCTTGCAGCGATGATATTGTTCGGCATACCCTGCTGGTCAACACTCAACTGTGATGGCATGCGCAAGTTCGAAATTCCAGAAGGCTATGAGCGGGTTCGTAAGGTCCGCTTTTTCGGTGACAACGATGCGCGCGATCAGAACGGCCGAAGGGCTGGAAATGACGCTGCGGAATTCGCAAAGCAGAAGATGCGAGACAAAGGGCTCATCTCGACGGTGATACTTCCGAAGTACACGTCTTTCGACTTTGCAAATATTGCAGAGAAGCAAGCGGCTTGA